In one window of Macadamia integrifolia cultivar HAES 741 chromosome 2, SCU_Mint_v3, whole genome shotgun sequence DNA:
- the LOC122061523 gene encoding NAC domain-containing protein 21/22-like has protein sequence MSFLSMVEAKLPPGFRFHPRDEELICDYLMKKVVGNNGKGSSYESPMIIEVDLNKCEPWELPEVAFVGGREWYFFNQRDRKYATGLRTNRATVAGYWKATGKDRQIVRKGALVGMRKTLVFYQGRAPKGKKTDWVMHEFRLEGPSEPPKTSFQEDWVLCRVFFKNRGISAKSNVENCYEDSGTSSLPPLMDSYISFEQTPPNLVEYEQVPCFSSFSQNQANPNMSPYAQMEPNVPNKSLTNFGGAPDMGNFSSPTPCDKRVIQAVLNHISKYESNMKVEESPSLVAVGSPESFLSELGLSNMWNSTPY, from the exons ATGAGCTTTCTAAGCATGGTAGAGGCAAAACTGCCTCCAGGTTTTAGGTTCCATCCTAGAGATGAAGAACTAATATGTGattacttgatgaagaaagTTGTGGGCAATAATGGGAAGGGAAGCTCTTACGAATCTCCTATGATAATCGAAGTTGATTTGAACAAGTGTGAGCCTTGGGAGCTTCCTG AAGTGGCATTTGTTGGAGGAAGGGAATGGTATTTCTTCAATCAACGTGACAGGAAGTACGCGACCGGACTACGAACAAACCGAGCGACGGTGGCCGGTTACTGGAAAGCCACAGGAAAGGACAGGCAGATTGTCCGCAAAGGTGCCCTTGTGGGTATGAGGAAAACCCTAGTTTTCTACCAAGGAAGGGCACCCAAAGGGAAAAAGACAGACTGGGTCATGCATGAGTTCAGGCTTGAAGGACCTTCTGAGCCACCAAAAACTTCATTTCAG GAAGATTGGGTACTATGTAGAGTATTCTTCAAAAATAGAGGAATTTCTGCCAAATCTAATGTGGAAAACTGCTATGAAGACAGTGGCACTTCATCACTTCCTCCTTTAATGGATTCCTACATCAGTTTTGAACAAACTCCACCTAATCTTGTTGAGTATGAGCAAGTGCCCTGCTTCTCCAGTTTTTCCCAAAACCAGGCCAACCCAAACATGTCACCTTATGCTCAAATGGAACCAAATGTACCCAACAAGAGTTTAACTAACTTTGGGGGAGCACCTGACATGGGTAACTTCTCAAGTCCAACTCCTTGTGATAAAAGGGTCATACAAGCAGTTTTGAATCATATCAGCAAGTATGAAAGCAATATGAAGGTGGAAGAGTCTCCAAGTTTAGTGGCAGTTGGAAGTCCAGAGAGCTTCTTATCTGAGTTGGGTTTGTCAAATATGTGGAATAGTACTCCATATTGA
- the LOC122059302 gene encoding CASP-like protein 1B2 gives MAHEAGDQKPLGSYPAGPETKRQGWILLLLRFLALFAIVSTTLLIILTKETKTIVVATIETTEVTAALKARFQHTPAYVFFVIVNGIASIHHFATLMADLVAYIFDFKGFWPSIITLLDMGKVGLVSTGLGAATAMAELGTKGNSHDRWCEICDHGGGTLIISFIGLGFLMFLHMLSIVTLFKKHTNELIVP, from the exons ATGGCACATGAAGCTGGTGATCAAAAACCACTTGGGTCTTACCCTGCAGGGCCAGAAACTAAGAGACAAGGTTGGATCCTTTTGTTGCTGAGGTTTCTTGCATTGTTTGCCATTGTTTCTACTACACTCTTGATAATACTTACAAAGGAGACCAAAACTATTGTGGTTGCTACTATTGAGACTACTGAAGTTACTGCTGCTCTCAAGGCCAGATTTCAGCACACCCCAGCTTATGT GTTCTTTGTGATAGTCAATGGCATAGCCAGTATCCATCATTTTGCCACCTTGATGGCTGACTTAGTTGCTTATATATTTGACTTCAAGGGTTTTTGGCCTTCGATAATCACACTCTTGGACATG GGAAAAGTGGGTCTAGTGTCTACTGGACTTGGTGCTGCAACTGCTATGGCTGAGTTAGGGACGAAAGGAAATTCACATGACAGATGGTGCGAGATCTGTGACCATGGTGGTGGGACCCTCATCATATCCTTCATTGGGCTTGGCTTCTTGATGTTCCTCCACATGTTGTCAATAGTTACCCTTTTCAAAAAACATACAAATGAGCTGATAGTCCCATGA
- the LOC122090909 gene encoding protein LSD1-like → MQSQLVCNGCRNLLLFPRGATNVRCAICSTVTPVPPPGMEMAQLVCGGCRTLLMYTRGASSVRCSCCHTVNPARPASSNVAHVNCGQCHTLLMYPCGALSVKCAVCQYVTNIGTGSMRVPIPVQRPNGASMPSTSTLMPHSHGHTVVVENPMSMDESGNLVSNVVVGVTTDKNK, encoded by the exons ATGCAGAGTCAGCTTGTTTGTAACGGGTGTAGgaaccttcttctttttccgaGAGGAGCTACGAATGTCCGTTGTGCAATATGCAGTACAGTTACCCCTGTCCCACCTCCAG GGATGGAAATGGCTCAGCTGGTATGTGGAGGTTGCAGGACATTGTTGATGTATACTCGTGGGGCATCAAGTGTGAGATGCTCATGCTGCCACACAGTTAATCCTGCAAGACCAG CATCTAGCAATGTTGCCCATGTGAACTGCGGCCAGTGCCATACATTGCTCATGTATCCATGTGGAGCTCTGTCAGTCAAATGTGCAGTCTGTCAATATGTTACAAACATTGGG ACGGGTAGCATGAGAGTGCCAATCCCTGTGCAGAGACCGAATGGGGCCAGCATGCCCTCGACTTCAACA TTAATGCCACATTCTCATGGCCATACTGTTGTTGTTGAGAATCCTATGTCCATGGATGAAAGTGGGAATCTG GTGAGCAATGTTGTCGTTGGAGTCACcactgataaaaataaataa